The following proteins come from a genomic window of Paenibacillus swuensis:
- a CDS encoding U32 family peptidase — protein MNQHQLTIDDVELLAPAGDWDCMKAAVANGANAIFFGVEKFNARARGKNFTMAELPEIMSFLHSYGVKGFLTFNILVFENELPDAKQLIDACIDAGVDAVIVQDLGLVRMIREISPDFPIHGSTQMTITSPEAVEFTKPFDIERVVLGRENNLKQIKTIGDQAKLPMEVFVHGALCVSYSGQCLTSEMWGGRSANRGECAQACRLPYDLMVDGVHQPMGDIAYLLSPKDLAALELVPELIEAGVTSFKIEGRLKSPEYVANVVSKYRKAIDRYFEGQNPRPEKEELRELQQSFSRGFTHGFLTGTNNKELVEGTFPKSRGVYLGRVKEILRDAVICELEAPVKRGDGIVFDAGDPTKKEEGGRVYDLRKRGVKMEGEAAEGAVIEIVAGRNDVDLKRVHVGDRIWKTNDPHLDKRLRQTFETEKPYHTFPVDIRVTGAVGAPLRTQWTDARTGNSVLEETELPLEAAQKRPMDEAFLAEQLGRLGGTLFELGKLDVHLQVDVIVPMRELNNLRRRAVERLTEERGKPPVYVKRDIDVYGDAAPAAPRPQQPVLTALCRSLEQVHAVLETNVDFIYADFEFIKQFPAAVEAVRAKGKKIALATPRIHMPNENGYHKNILNLKPDAVLVRNTGALYYYLKNRRENPNETHPELIGDFSLNIANHKAVELFLEAGCDRVTPSYDLNIQQMVDMLGRSDGSKMELVIHQHLPMFHTEHCVYCTFMSEGTDFTNCGRPCEEKRASLQDRIGMSHPVRVDEGCRNTVYNAVEQSGAEYLQNFMDLGVTSYRVEFLEETAEKVHEVLSLYNRALRGEISGSQVWKSLKATNQLGVTRGQLVK, from the coding sequence ATGAATCAGCACCAACTTACAATAGATGATGTAGAGTTACTGGCGCCGGCAGGGGATTGGGATTGCATGAAGGCGGCGGTGGCGAACGGAGCTAACGCGATCTTTTTTGGGGTAGAGAAGTTCAATGCCCGGGCACGCGGCAAAAACTTTACCATGGCCGAGCTGCCGGAGATCATGTCTTTTCTTCACAGTTACGGGGTTAAAGGATTTCTTACGTTTAATATTCTTGTTTTTGAAAATGAATTGCCTGACGCCAAGCAACTGATCGACGCTTGTATTGATGCGGGTGTGGACGCTGTAATCGTGCAGGACCTGGGTTTGGTCCGGATGATCCGCGAAATTTCCCCGGACTTCCCGATTCACGGCTCCACGCAGATGACGATTACGTCGCCGGAAGCGGTGGAATTCACGAAGCCGTTCGACATCGAACGGGTCGTGCTGGGCCGGGAGAACAACCTGAAGCAGATCAAGACCATCGGCGACCAGGCGAAGCTGCCGATGGAAGTATTCGTGCACGGCGCGCTGTGCGTTTCCTATTCCGGACAATGCCTCACATCGGAGATGTGGGGCGGCCGGTCCGCGAACCGGGGCGAATGCGCGCAGGCGTGCCGTTTGCCGTACGACCTCATGGTCGACGGCGTGCACCAGCCGATGGGCGACATCGCATACCTGCTGTCGCCCAAGGATCTCGCGGCACTGGAACTTGTGCCGGAGCTCATTGAAGCTGGCGTGACTTCGTTCAAGATCGAGGGGCGTCTGAAGAGCCCCGAGTATGTCGCGAACGTCGTCAGCAAATATCGCAAAGCGATCGACCGCTACTTCGAGGGACAGAATCCACGTCCGGAGAAGGAAGAGCTGCGGGAGCTGCAGCAGAGCTTTTCCCGCGGCTTTACCCATGGGTTCCTGACGGGCACCAACAATAAAGAGTTGGTGGAAGGAACCTTCCCTAAGAGCCGCGGCGTGTATTTGGGACGGGTCAAGGAAATTCTCCGCGACGCCGTCATCTGTGAACTGGAGGCGCCGGTGAAGCGCGGCGACGGCATCGTGTTCGACGCGGGCGACCCGACGAAGAAAGAGGAGGGGGGCCGCGTCTATGATCTTCGCAAGCGGGGCGTGAAGATGGAAGGCGAAGCCGCCGAGGGCGCGGTTATCGAAATCGTGGCGGGCCGTAATGATGTGGACTTGAAGCGGGTGCATGTCGGGGACCGGATCTGGAAGACGAACGATCCGCACCTGGACAAGCGCCTGCGCCAGACGTTCGAGACGGAGAAGCCGTACCATACGTTCCCGGTCGATATCCGTGTGACGGGCGCCGTCGGCGCACCCCTGCGCACGCAGTGGACCGACGCGCGCACAGGCAACTCCGTCCTCGAAGAGACGGAGCTGCCTCTCGAAGCCGCGCAGAAACGCCCGATGGACGAGGCGTTCCTGGCGGAACAACTGGGCCGCCTCGGCGGCACGCTCTTTGAGCTCGGCAAGCTTGACGTCCACCTGCAAGTGGACGTGATTGTGCCGATGCGCGAGCTCAACAACCTCCGTCGCCGCGCGGTGGAGCGGCTGACGGAAGAGCGCGGCAAGCCGCCGGTCTACGTCAAACGGGATATTGACGTTTACGGCGATGCCGCGCCGGCTGCGCCGCGTCCGCAGCAGCCGGTGCTGACGGCTTTGTGCCGCAGCCTGGAGCAGGTGCATGCGGTGCTTGAGACGAACGTCGACTTCATCTACGCCGACTTTGAATTTATCAAGCAATTCCCGGCGGCTGTTGAAGCGGTACGCGCCAAAGGCAAGAAGATCGCCTTGGCCACGCCGAGAATTCATATGCCGAACGAGAACGGCTATCATAAGAACATCCTGAACCTGAAGCCTGATGCAGTGCTCGTTCGCAACACAGGCGCGCTTTATTATTATTTGAAGAATCGCCGGGAGAACCCTAATGAGACGCATCCGGAACTGATTGGAGATTTCTCGCTGAACATCGCGAATCACAAAGCGGTAGAACTGTTCCTGGAAGCGGGCTGTGACCGGGTAACCCCGTCGTATGACCTGAACATTCAGCAAATGGTGGACATGCTTGGCCGGTCGGACGGTTCCAAGATGGAGCTGGTCATCCATCAGCATTTGCCGATGTTCCATACAGAACATTGCGTTTATTGTACCTTCATGAGCGAAGGCACCGATTTCACCAACTGCGGCCGTCCTTGCGAGGAGAAGCGCGCTTCCCTGCAAGACCGGATCGGCATGTCCCATCCCGTGCGCGTGGATGAAGGTTGCCGGAACACCGTATATAATGCTGTAGAACAGTCCGGGGCGGAATATCTGCAGAATTTCATGGATTTAGGCGTAACCTCATACCGTGTCGAATTCCTGGAAGAAACCGCCGAGAAAGTTCATGAGGTGTTGAGTTTATACAACCGGG
- a CDS encoding nitrite/sulfite reductase, whose translation MAYEPIWMEDPSKLNKFEFAKIQKDGLDVIRTIIEEYADKGYAAIDPDDMLRFKWAGVYEQKPKDGYFMMRIRINSGVLTSAQTRAIASLGRDYGRGLIDVTTRQAIQYHWLKVEDMPDIFKRLEEVGLYSYEACGDCPRTIVGNPLQGIDKDELMDTSALVEEVNDFFLMNRDFSNLPRKYKMSISSNIHNNGNAEINCLAFTPAVKVIDGAEVIGFHAHVGGGLSAKPFLARQMNMFIRPEEVLKVAEGITVIYRDHGYREKRHHSRLKFLIADWGVEKFQEKLLELIGPMPERGEDKTVGWTSSYYDGVHPQKQEGLSYVGLNVPVGRLNSDELDELARLADEYGDGTVRTTQSQNIILAGVPNEKVDALLAEQVLERLTPFPNRFMSRTVSCTGNEFCNLALVETKEFAREVAKYLDNELGRIDEEVRIHFIGCPNSCGQKHIADIGLQGALVKTPEGMVDAFDIAVGGTLGPDATFNTALKGRVRHDRVAPVLKELVLFYKNNKLEGETFHKYVQRVGLPTFQEKLTELLTEIVA comes from the coding sequence ATGGCATACGAACCGATTTGGATGGAAGATCCGTCTAAGTTGAATAAATTTGAATTTGCTAAAATCCAGAAGGACGGCTTGGACGTAATACGCACCATTATTGAGGAATACGCGGACAAAGGTTACGCTGCAATTGACCCGGACGATATGCTTCGGTTTAAATGGGCGGGTGTCTATGAACAAAAGCCTAAAGACGGCTATTTTATGATGCGGATTCGGATCAACTCCGGTGTGCTTACTTCGGCTCAGACCCGTGCAATCGCAAGCTTAGGCAGAGATTATGGCCGCGGACTGATTGATGTGACTACTCGCCAAGCGATTCAGTACCATTGGTTGAAGGTTGAAGATATGCCTGATATTTTCAAAAGGCTGGAGGAAGTCGGGTTGTACTCCTATGAGGCGTGCGGCGACTGCCCTCGTACCATCGTTGGAAATCCGCTGCAAGGCATCGATAAAGATGAATTAATGGATACTTCGGCGCTCGTGGAAGAAGTGAATGATTTCTTCTTGATGAACCGGGATTTCTCCAACCTGCCGCGTAAGTACAAAATGTCGATCTCCAGCAACATTCATAACAACGGGAACGCTGAGATTAACTGCCTGGCCTTTACGCCTGCGGTTAAGGTGATCGACGGTGCAGAAGTTATCGGTTTCCACGCGCATGTGGGCGGCGGACTTTCCGCTAAACCTTTCCTTGCCCGTCAAATGAATATGTTCATTCGTCCGGAAGAGGTGTTGAAGGTAGCCGAAGGCATTACCGTGATCTACCGTGACCATGGTTATCGTGAGAAGCGTCACCATTCCCGCTTGAAATTCCTGATTGCGGATTGGGGCGTTGAAAAGTTCCAGGAGAAACTTCTTGAGCTGATCGGTCCTATGCCGGAGCGCGGCGAAGACAAGACTGTGGGCTGGACTTCTTCTTATTACGACGGCGTTCATCCACAGAAGCAAGAAGGATTGTCTTATGTCGGCTTGAACGTGCCGGTTGGCCGTTTGAACAGCGATGAGCTGGATGAGTTGGCTCGCTTGGCGGATGAATACGGAGACGGAACCGTGCGCACAACCCAGTCCCAGAACATTATTCTGGCGGGCGTACCGAACGAGAAAGTGGACGCGTTGTTGGCAGAGCAGGTGTTGGAGCGTCTGACTCCGTTCCCGAACCGTTTCATGAGCCGCACCGTATCTTGCACAGGAAACGAGTTCTGTAACTTGGCATTGGTTGAGACCAAAGAATTCGCGCGTGAAGTAGCTAAATACTTGGACAACGAGCTGGGTCGGATTGATGAAGAAGTGCGTATTCACTTCATCGGATGCCCGAACTCTTGCGGACAGAAACATATCGCGGACATCGGTTTGCAAGGCGCGCTTGTAAAGACACCTGAGGGTATGGTGGATGCGTTTGATATCGCGGTTGGCGGTACGTTGGGTCCGGATGCGACGTTCAATACCGCTCTGAAAGGCCGTGTGCGTCACGATCGTGTGGCACCGGTGTTGAAAGAGTTGGTCCTTTTCTACAAGAACAACAAGTTGGAAGGCGAAACGTTCCACAAATACGTTCAACGTGTTGGTCTGCCGACGTTCCAGGAGAAATTAACGGAGTTGCTGACTGAAATTGTAGCTTAA
- a CDS encoding sugar phosphate isomerase/epimerase family protein, with protein MKLGVFTVLFSQKPFEEALDYIASKGLDAIELGTGAYPGNAHCDPAALLADEGKLKAFKQAVDSRGLTISALSCHANPLHPQKAIAKEADDIIRLTVELAQRLEVPVVNTFSGCPGDHEDAKYPNWPVAPWPNDFQEILDWQWTNKVIPYWTETGKFASDRGVKFGLELHGGFSVHTPATLLRLREAAGEVIGANLDPSHMWWQGIDPVQAVHILGREGAIHHFHAKDTTIDPINVNKHGVTDMQSYSLMLDRAWQFRTVGYGHDLKVWADILSALRLVGYDYVVSIEHEDGLMSIDEGFTKAVNNLQQILIKEPVGEMWWV; from the coding sequence ATGAAGTTAGGTGTATTTACAGTATTGTTTTCTCAGAAACCGTTTGAAGAAGCATTAGATTACATCGCATCCAAAGGCTTGGACGCCATAGAGCTTGGAACGGGCGCATACCCGGGTAACGCGCATTGCGATCCTGCCGCATTGCTGGCGGACGAAGGAAAGCTGAAAGCGTTCAAACAAGCCGTGGATTCCCGCGGACTGACCATCAGCGCATTAAGCTGTCATGCCAACCCTCTTCATCCACAGAAGGCCATTGCCAAAGAAGCGGATGATATTATCCGTTTGACGGTAGAGCTTGCGCAAAGACTAGAAGTTCCTGTAGTTAACACATTCTCCGGTTGCCCGGGCGATCATGAAGACGCGAAATATCCGAACTGGCCGGTAGCTCCATGGCCGAATGATTTCCAAGAAATTTTGGACTGGCAATGGACGAACAAGGTTATTCCTTACTGGACCGAAACCGGTAAATTCGCATCCGACCGCGGCGTGAAATTCGGCTTGGAGTTGCATGGCGGATTCTCCGTTCACACTCCTGCTACATTGTTGCGTTTGCGTGAAGCAGCCGGCGAAGTGATCGGCGCGAACCTGGATCCTAGTCACATGTGGTGGCAAGGGATTGATCCGGTGCAAGCTGTTCATATTTTGGGCCGCGAAGGAGCTATTCATCATTTCCATGCCAAGGATACAACGATTGACCCGATTAACGTCAACAAACACGGCGTAACGGACATGCAGTCTTATTCCTTGATGCTGGATCGCGCATGGCAGTTCCGTACCGTCGGCTATGGTCATGATCTTAAAGTGTGGGCGGACATTCTGAGCGCGCTTCGCTTGGTAGGCTACGATTACGTTGTGAGTATTGAGCACGAAGACGGCTTGATGTCGATCGACGAAGGCTTCACCAAAGCGGTTAACAACCTGCAGCAAATTCTCATCAAAGAGCCTGTTGGCGAGATGTGGTGGGTTTAA